Genomic window (Vibrio gallicus):
AGATTGATGCGATCTGGCGTTGGATTGAGGATCTACCCGCGGACAAAACACACGCAGTTCCATTATCTGTTGTTCATAAACGTGCTGCGCGACTTGAACGAATAGATGTTCTGGCCGATCCGGGTAATTACGTTAATCCAGCCCTCGATGGTCGTGTGACTTTTTACTATAAAGAGCATTCGCACTACACAGTTGGTAATGGTGAATACCAGTTTAAAATAAAGTTCAGTGGGCGTTCTAATGATAGTGTTTATCTCTATACAGATGGTGGCCTCAAAGCCGTCGGGTTAATTACAAGTCAAGAGGTCGACCCCAATACTGTAGAATCATTTTTAACGCAAGGAAGGACTATCACCCCAAAGGTTGGGCAGAGAGCAATCCTTTTGAACACAGGCGGAGCTCTCTGTGTTTTAACAATTGATGAGGTGCAATCCGAAGTTAATGAAAAAGAGTACATCCCCGAGCATGTCACGTTCACTTATCAAGTTCTGAAAAACTATTGATGAGACACCCGAGTCAGCGATCATGATTACAGATTCAGTGAGACTTACGCTGACTCATCTCTGTTCCAAAGTAAGTTAGCTCAAAATATTGAGCTAACTTCTATCCAAGTTTGCCATATTTTCAATAAATTCAGGTCAATGGGTTGAATTTTAAGTTACAACCCCAAATCTAAATACAAGAGAAGTTGCATATGAGCAACCTTGAAACCTATTGACTCAGAAAGGTGGAATTATGGCCAGAAAACCAGTTTTTTTTAGTTTCCATTACGGAAATGATGTAATGCGCGTGCAGCAAGTTCGGAACATAGGTGCGCTTGAAGGCAACACCCCAGTTTCAGCTAACGA
Coding sequences:
- a CDS encoding toll/interleukin-1 receptor domain-containing protein — its product is MKTDLFISYAWTSEVHREWVRLLANQLHLIGYTIKIDEVVDYGSSLSGFMREVTEAKHVLLIVDENYVERANNQPYSGVGIESTWISEAFTSKPATWLSVLFVRNPDWRLPEWLKEYNPKGFDFNSLPNKNEFPGAVQIDAIWRWIEDLPADKTHAVPLSVVHKRAARLERIDVLADPGNYVNPALDGRVTFYYKEHSHYTVGNGEYQFKIKFSGRSNDSVYLYTDGGLKAVGLITSQEVDPNTVESFLTQGRTITPKVGQRAILLNTGGALCVLTIDEVQSEVNEKEYIPEHVTFTYQVLKNY